GGAAAGCAAAGATACATATCTTTAAACTCATTATCACTTTTTGCGATTACATTAAGTGATAAAATCATTGTGAGGATTGTTAGGATTCTATTCATTCACTCGTCCATTCCCATTAGCTTAAGATGTGCTTTCAGTTTCTGTCTTACTTCTTCAGACTTTGGCGTTCTGCTTTTAAGTGTTCCTTTATAATCCATTAATACTTCAAACCATGTAGGCTCTCTTTTAAGTCGAGCTTTGGCCGTTTCTCTTTTTCTAAAAAGGTGCCTAACTCCAAATGCAATATTTTTATTGGGATCCCACAAATCTTCATATTCAAGATCAATAAGATGATCTCGGTATTCATGGAGCTTATGATTTTTTGCTAGACGAGTTGTCTCTTCCGTTAGCTGTAAAAGTCCTCTGGCTAGGCCAATCTTTTTTGGATTGGGCGCCTTAGCTTTAGGATTAAAAGTTGATTCCGTCGCCATCAAGGCCTTAACGTAATTAGGGTGGAGTGGATTTTTTAGTTGAAAAACATCATTCCAATAGGCAGTCCAGCCAGAAATAAGGTCATCGTATTGATTTTGTTTTAAAAGAGAAACTTGAGGCAATTTTAAGTTATTTTTTGAAACTCTAACTTTTGGATTTAAAAATAAATCAGACGTAGAAATAAGTTCCATCTCATCACCTTTAATCAAATCTTTTTTCGACGGATTCTTTCGGCAGTGTCCATCATGATCGGTGATCTTGCCTGTTTTTAAATTTTTAGGGTGCCTTCTTACCCAGTGTTCCCCAATAGGGCAGATTCGCCATGGATTTTTTATTTCAATATTCTGAGTGTCAAAGAAGGGTGTTTTATAGACTTTAGATTCGGGAGCAATTTGCCCAATGAACTTACTCCATTGAACAAATTCCCAAGGAACCCCGGTCTCTTTTTGAAATTGTTTCTGTGAGGAGTTAATTTTTTCTACACTTGCTTTTTTTTTACTCTTAAAGGGGATTTGATAAGCAAATTCAGATTTAATTTTACTTTTCTTTAAGAAAAAGAAACTAATATTATCATCTTTATAAAAGATAGAACTTAGGAGTTGCTTAATTTGATTTTTTTCTTTTTCCTTCGCCATTAGTTAATTTAACAAGTTCGGTGATGTAATTTCAACGAAATATTCCTTATTTAATACTGAATTTATTCTTTTGGTTTTGAATTTTTCTTGAAGAATTCAGCAATACGCTTTTTGTCTACGAAACTTTGTGCAGCATCAAGAACAAGCTTCTCAAACTCACCTTCGCCAGCAGTAATGAGAAGACCATTTACTTCAAGAAAAACAGATGAAACAAGCGCTGCTATGCGCTTATTTCCATCATTAAACGCATGATTCTTTACAAGATGGAAAAGATAAGCTGCTGCCATCTCGTATAAATCTTTGTGAAAGTATTCATCACTAATACCTGATTCAGGTTGCGCTAAAGCTGAGAGTAAAAGACCTTCATCTTTTACTCCAGGAGAGCCACCAAAATCTTCTATAGACATCTCATGTAGCTTAATGACTTGGCCATAAGTGAGAAGCTTAATCATTTCGCTAAATTCTTCATCATTTTACTATAGCGTTTATTAATGCCTTTAGCGGCTTTCATAACTTCATCATCACTTGCGCGTAAGTCATTGCTTTTAAGAAAGCGAATGTTTAAGCCGTCTTTTTCAGGAGTGACTTCGACTACTGTGTTACGATCTAATTGGTAAAGGTCAGCAATTGGTTTATCAATGATTAAACCAAGGCTTGATCCAATTGCAGTTAAGTTTTTTTTCATAACTATCACCTCACTATTAATTATATCGGAATATAATCATGATTACAACAGTGGTTATATTAAATTATAACTAGCAGTAAAATCAATGGTTTATAACATCTAGAATTAAGAAAGATCTCAAATTGAGACGCTGAGGCTGAATTAATTAATGTCGGAATCCTCAGACATTTGTATGCCCAGGCGTTAATAGACATAATGCAGTTTAAAGTGCTCAAAAATAATTCACCTTGCAAACTCAATGCATCGATAATAGTTTCCAAAGAAGCAAGGGGAGTCATATGCTAAAAAACATCATTTTTTTCGTAGTTTTTTTCTTTCAACTCAATGTTCATGCCATCCAAATTAAATGTTTTGAAGACG
Above is a genomic segment from Bdellovibrionota bacterium containing:
- a CDS encoding transglycosylase SLT domain-containing protein, with protein sequence MAKEKEKNQIKQLLSSIFYKDDNISFFFLKKSKIKSEFAYQIPFKSKKKASVEKINSSQKQFQKETGVPWEFVQWSKFIGQIAPESKVYKTPFFDTQNIEIKNPWRICPIGEHWVRRHPKNLKTGKITDHDGHCRKNPSKKDLIKGDEMELISTSDLFLNPKVRVSKNNLKLPQVSLLKQNQYDDLISGWTAYWNDVFQLKNPLHPNYVKALMATESTFNPKAKAPNPKKIGLARGLLQLTEETTRLAKNHKLHEYRDHLIDLEYEDLWDPNKNIAFGVRHLFRKRETAKARLKREPTWFEVLMDYKGTLKSRTPKSEEVRQKLKAHLKLMGMDE
- a CDS encoding type II toxin-antitoxin system death-on-curing family toxin; protein product: MIKLLTYGQVIKLHEMSIEDFGGSPGVKDEGLLLSALAQPESGISDEYFHKDLYEMAAAYLFHLVKNHAFNDGNKRIAALVSSVFLEVNGLLITAGEGEFEKLVLDAAQSFVDKKRIAEFFKKNSKPKE